Proteins encoded within one genomic window of Cyprinus carpio isolate SPL01 chromosome B22, ASM1834038v1, whole genome shotgun sequence:
- the LOC122141476 gene encoding S-antigen protein-like: MTTETPTTVVAKGASGNQPETPQMGVSKWPHSNQAETPQTGVAKGASSNQAETPKTGAAKGASGNQAETPQTGVSKGPRSNQAETPQTGVAKGPSSNQAETPTTVVAKGASGNQPETPQMGVSKWPHSNQAETPQTGVAKGTSSNQAETPKTGAAKGASSNQAETLQTGVAKGACSNQAETPKTGAAKGASSNQAKTPQTGVSKGPRSNQAETPQTGVSKGPRSNQAETPQTGVAKGACSNQAETPKTGAAKGESGNQAKTPQMGVSIGPRSNQVETPQTGVSKGPRSNQAETPKTGAAKGASGNQAKTPQTGVSKGPRSNQAETPQRGLSKGPHSNQAETPKTGAAKGASGNQAKTLQTGVSKGPCGNQTETSQTGVSKGPRSNQAETPQTAVAKGASSN, from the coding sequence aTGACCACTGAGACCCCAACTACAGTTGTTGCTAAAGGGGCAAGCGGTAATCAGCCTGAGACCCCTCAGATGGGTGTTTCTAAATGGCCACAcagtaatcaggctgagaccccaCAGACAGGTGTTGCTAAAGGGGCAAGcagtaatcaggctgagaccccaAAGACAGGTGCTGCTAAAGGGGCAAGcggtaatcaggctgagaccccaCAGACGGGTGTTTCTAAAGGGCCCCGcagtaatcaggctgagacccctCAAACAGGTGTTGCTAAAGGGCCAAGcagtaatcaggctgagaccccaACTACAGTTGTTGCTAAAGGGGCAAGCGGTAATCAGCCTGAGACCCCTCAGATGGGTGTTTCTAAATGGCCACAcagtaatcaggctgagaccccaCAGACGGGTGTTGCTAAAGGGACAAGcagtaatcaggctgagaccccaAAGACAGGTGCTGCTAAAGGGGCAAGcagtaatcaggctgagaccctGCAGACGGGTGTTGCTAAAGGGGCATGcagtaatcaggctgagaccccaAAGACAGGTGCTGCTAAAGGGGCAAGCAGTAATCAGGCTAAGACCCCGCAGACGGGTGTTTCTAAAGGGCCCCGcagtaatcaggctgagaccccaCAGACGGGTGTTTCTAAAGGGCCCCGcagtaatcaggctgagaccccgCAGACAGGTGTTGCTAAAGGGGCATGcagtaatcaggctgagaccccaAAGACAGGTGCTGCTAAAGGGGAAAGCGGTAATCAGGCTAAGACCCCGCAGATGGGTGTTTCTATAGGGCCACGCAGTAATCAGGTTGAGACCCCACAGACGGGTGTTTCTAAAGGGCCCCGcagtaatcaggctgagaccccaAAGACAGGTGCTGCTAAAGGGGCAAGCGGTAATCAGGCTAAGACCCCGCAGACAGGTGTTTCTAAAGGGCCCCGcagtaatcaggctgagaccccaCAGAGGGGTCTTTCTAAAGGGCCACAcagtaatcaggctgagaccccaAAGACAGGTGCTGCTAAAGGGGCAAGCGGTAATCAGGCTAAGACCCTGCAGACCGGTGTTTCTAAAGGGCCATGCGGTAATCAGACTGAGACCTCACAGACGGGTGTTTCTAAAGGGCCCCGcagtaatcaggctgagacccctCAGACGGCTGTTGCTAAAGGGGCAAGCAGTAATTAG